A section of the Oncorhynchus nerka isolate Pitt River linkage group LG3, Oner_Uvic_2.0, whole genome shotgun sequence genome encodes:
- the LOC115116031 gene encoding cytochrome c oxidase assembly factor 5 encodes MPKFYEDKEEDGRACSGIREDFKACLLQHDCVVKEGKLPSQCLKEGHCKALQTSFFECKRSMLDNRSRFRGRKGY; translated from the exons ATGCCTAAATTCTACGAGGacaaagaggaggatggcagggcCTGCTCGGGAATCAGGGAGGACTTCAAGGCATGTCTCCTTCAACACGACTGCGTTGTAAAG GAGGGGAAGCTGCCCAGTCAGTGTCTGAAGGAGGGCCACTGTAAAGCACTGCAGACCTCTTTCTTCGAGTGCAAGAGGTCCATG TTAGATAACCGCTCCAGATTCAGGGGAAGGAAAGGCTACTGA